TTCCCTCCTCCCGAGTGGGTGTGGTTCGAAAGATGCCCCTGCCGCGCGGCGGTCCCCCAGTCCACTCCGTAGCCTGCCAGTTCTAGCCCCGGCGATGTGAGGGTATACATGCCCCACAAGTTGCCGGGGGCTACTGGGAGTAGGAGCTGCATTGTTTTAGGGGGAAGCTACAGTGTTGGAGCTTCCGTTCTGCACGTGGACCGCCGTGGTGGTCACTCCATTCTGAGAGTGTTTAATACCACGTAAACTGTGTGCTTGGAAATTGCCAGAGTTCGGCGCGTTGAGATTGCtcctgaggcagggggattactgcgagttcaaagctagcttggaCAATGTAGTGAATTGGAGACCAGCCCGGGCTCCCTCCCCAATCTCaaaatatcaattaaaaaaaaaaaaagtcacaatgaTAAATTTCGTATTCGTATTTTGccgtaatttttaaaagttgaaaaaatgaGGCCCTCCCCTTTAACGTTAAGttgattgaagaaaaaaaatctgatggGGAAGGCAGGAAAAGTTCTGTTTGCATTTCTTTCGGGGGCAGGGGGGGGTAATTGAGTTGCTGGATCTTTCTGGACCTCAGACTCCCATTTCTGTGCCTAGGTAGGGAGAGTCCAATGGGGGTGTGTGATTTCTTCCCCTACCATCTATGCACTTTGCAATGTTGCCTGAATCCTGTGTCTTGTAAAAGCTGGTTGTGTGTGGTGTAgtcccccaacccacctccccaACACATCACAAGAGTTTGAGACTGAAAATTTAGAGCTGATAAAATCTTTGCCTTCCACAATGGGACTTTTGTTCCTGTTGAAGAGAAAGCAGGTGAGATTTCCACCAGTTGGAAGACATTTCCGGGCCCTGCTTGTTGGAACACAGGATgctgagggtttttttgttttttgttgtttttccagtgtttctctgtgtagctttgtagaccaggctggcctcaaactcacagagatccacctgcctctgcctccggagtgctgggattaaaggtgtgcaccaccacggcctggctCGATCCTGAGATTTTAGAGGACTTGGAGGGACATTATTCAGGTTTCCTGAGATCTGATCCTAAGCTGCCTCTTTGAGCTCCATCTTTAatttctctgtcctttcctcttcctgaGTTCTGGTCGCTAGTGGCTGTGGGCCACATGTTCAGAGACCTGGCTAACTGAAAAGATCCTGTAATTCATTACCCCCCCAAAATAGACCAGTTTCCTTGCGCTCTGGTTCACTCTTGACTGCTATTCTGAGAAGTGTGTGTTCCTTATCTCTGAAGGCAATCTGTACCAACTGCCCTGTACATTAGATAATTACAGTGTCCACTTTGTTGTTCCAGGGTTTCAGGAACATAAACTCCATGGTTGAAGGGAGAGTACTGTAGCCTAGGAGACGGTGGAGGAGTAAATTAACTTGGTGGCAGATGTTTACACTTGAATCTTGTTTTTTTACTGTTTTCTCTTCTGTATAAAACAGAGTTTTTATAATAGTCACGATAACCAAGAGTAATTTATGTAAAGATGTTGGCAAAATACCTAGTGTTCAGTCAATGTCGGTTTTATACCCCCCCCCTCATTACTGGCCCATTAATTAAGTAGCAGAACTTTTTCCAAAATAAGTTGGTTGGGAGTTATAAGTTTCCCTTATACAGACTGGAAAATCACTAACTGTTGGtttaagaggaaaataaatattactgACTTGGATATTTTATTTGACCTTTATTAGACTTCTTTCTAGGCTGTCATTTTAGTAGGAAAATTTCTAAACATGTCTGGAAGCATTTAATATCTAAATTAAGTGTACAGACttagaatgtctttttttttctagttttgggTTGGAGTTCAGTCTCCtatctcccccccttttttttccctctggagacagggtttttctgtggctttggagactgtcctagaactagctcttgtagatcaggctggtctcgaacttatagagattaaaggcatgtgccactacagccCAGTGTCCTATCTCCCTTTAAGCAGTGACTTAATTTGGCCCTTGGCAAAGAGATAGAGGGAATTTATCAAATGGctcatgttttcatgtttttcagTGCTGCAGGAAGCAGCAGAGAGTTAAATTGTAGTTAGATTATAAAAAGTTTTCATTACAGTGTGGCCCGgctttgtgttgcttttttttttttttttgttaaagtaAATTGGCATAACATCCAGAACCTCCTTCTGCAACAGAGATTAGGACCTGAAACACTGGCCTTTCCAGAACCCTGCATCTTAACTTCAGCCCATAGGTTTTTGGTCCAAGAGGGGTTCTAATGTTTCCTCTGCACTTACTGCTTTCCAAAGAAACTTTTTATGAAGTACAAGCTAAATCCTTCTTATAGAGCACAATGTACACACACGGGAATAAATGTGTACAactctttttttgtgggggggtagttgagacagggtttctctggctttagaggctgtcctggaactctgtagaccaggctggcctcgaactcacagagatctgcccgcctctgtctcccgagtgctgggactaaaggtgtgcaccaccaacgcccagcatgtaCAACTCCTTATTAGCATGTATttatcttccttctccctccccttgcaGGGTCTCGtgttctcaggctggccttggactagctatgtagccaaggataactttgCTGTCAGCTGTAAATGGACAGTGGGGTGGAGCAGAGAACCACTGGAGGAGGACTCTACCCCAGTCCTAGTTACTTCCTACTGCTGTGATACTACCCTTACAAGAGTAACAGTTCAAGGTTATAGTCCATCAGTGGTGGGAGGTCCAGGCAGCAGGAGCTTTAGGCAGCTGGTAACATCACATCCACAGttaggaaagggagggaaggtaCTTGCTACtccttttctccagtttttcttttcttatttgtttttattttgttttgtttttctagacaaggtttcactgtgtagccctggctatcctctgtagaccaggctgtcttccaactcagagatcctcctgcctctgcctcccaagtgctgggattaaaggtgtgctccaccaccgctGGACTTCTTTCTATCCCAGTCGGAATGGTGCCACCTATAGCTTAAAGCATTCAAGATGATGATACCTCACTGGCATGTCCAAAGGCCCattttccaggtgattctagattcttcCAAGTTGACAATACTAAAGCATCATGCCCTCATATCAGAACAGTCCCTAAAAGGAACTGAGCAGTGGAAGGTATTCTGAGGTTTGACTAGACCAGTGTGGTGCTTATTGATCTGCTAACCACATAATATATAGTTTGTATGCAACCAGGGCCTCTGTTATTTCATCAACAGTATATTATATAACAATGTTCATATACAAGCAGTCTATAGGtaatttaagtctttttttttttaaagattttatttatttattatgtatacaacattctgcttccatgcatatctgcacaccagaagagggcaccagatctcataacggatggttgtgagccaccatgtggttgctgggaattgaactcaggacctctggaagagcagtcagtgctcttaacctctgagccatctctccagcccaaaagcacttctttttattcttgcagaggacccaggttctattcccagtgcccacatggcagctcaaaattATCTGTTGTTCTCCAGTTCCTGAGGGTcagaatgccctcttctgactctcTCAGGCACTGCATGGAcataatacatatgcatacatgcaggcaaaatacccatacatacaaaataaaaacaaatctttttgaaaaggaaaagaaaatcagtccACTACCTGGGAAACATGACTAGGTAGTAATACCACCAGCATAACACAAATTTCAAAAGGAATATCAATATTTAAGAAAACTGGTTAGCCTCagagggtgggggtgtgtggggggggacaaGGAAATGTCCAGATGCCCATCCTGAGTAGTGATGAGGTGGCACTGACAGACCCTGGTCTGAAATCTTACCTGGGCCAGCGTCAGGTAACTTAAACTTCTGAGCTTCCACGGAACTGTTTTAATCACTGTGACCATCCTGAACTGGTGGCAGATGGCACCCGTAAATCTGTCCTTCAGATCTCACATTTAAACCTAAGCTTTTTGGTGTTGAATGACACTTTTTCTAGGTGGagcattacttttttttttttttttttgcaaagacccaaactcactctctctctctcttctctctctctctctctctctctctctgtctctgtctctgtctctctctctctctctctctctatatatatatatatatatatatatatatatatattattctgtCACCTTCTGCAGAAATGAAGCTGTCGTCATTTCTGGAAGGAAACTGGCTCAGCAGATCAAGCAAGAAGTGCGGCAGGAGGTGGAAGAGTGGGTGGCCTCAGGCAACAAGCGGCCACACCTCAGTGTCATTCTGGTTGGTGACAATCCTGCCAGTCACTCCTATGTGCTCAACAAAACCAGGGCAGCAGCTGAAGTGGGTAAGTGTTACTGTCAGAGCCCTACTGTGTTGCCTGGAAGTCTGTCTGGAGGTAAGGCCACACGAGTGCGTGGTCCCTCTTTCTGAGCAGAGTCCTGAGTGGTGGCTCAtaccacaatcccagcactttgggagaaTGAGTCAGGAGGACCAGGAATTTATGGCCAGCTTGGCCACATAGCAAGTctcctgaactacatgagaccctgtctccaaaatttaaaatacaaaacaaaaaaactagaggTTTTCAGGGAAGGATGGTTGTCCTTCACTGTGGCTTCTGGGCTGTAATCTCAGTTCTGTCCTTAGCCTTAACAGTTTGCCAGTGACCTTAGCACATTTTACATTTGCTTCCCCTGAGCAATAGCAGTCTCTGTcttgggtcagtgagatggctcatgggttGGTCCTTCAGCCCAGCCACATCAGAAGGGAAGGCTGCAGGTGCTTAGACCACTGTCTGTCTTGTGAGCAGACAGGAACATCTGAGCCGGCTGCCTCTAATTTGCTGTCATATGGTAATCTGCAATGCCTGAAGGACAAAGACACAAATTTCCCATCCCCCAACACTTGAGCTACCCGTGCTTATAAAGCCAATCCGTGAAGAACTCAAAAACCACTTCCTTAGATGGCAGTCATTTCCTTCAGATCTGTAACTGTTTAGCCATGCATGCCACAGAGCCTGTTGGCCAGACTatctccaagttcagtgagagaccctgactcaaaatgtAAGGTGAAgagtaaacatacacacactaaataagcaAACAAGCGTAATAACtgttatgaatttttaaaagagcatCTCTGTCTTGGGTGCTTAAGCATTATGGGAAAGACTGAGCAGTAGCATGAAGAGGCCTCATTGCCTAAgcactgtagttacagatgtgtgcaggtgtgcCCAGGTTTTACATGGGGActtgggatcaaacttgggtcctcagcaagtatgctgagccatttttcctgcCCTCTAGCTGGCATTTTATCTGGTCTCAGTCTCCTTCCTTGTCTCAAAATGAGGTTGTTGAATAAGCACAGAACAGTGCACAGTGAGCCCCGAGCTCGTGTTTAGGAGTGTACGATCTGAAGCAGGAGTCCTTGTGGGCAGTTCACTCTAGCTCCCATGGTGGTCACATGTTACCCGTGTCATTAAGGACTTTGGTGTTctttatctcccccccccctAAGGTTTGGAGGTTTGGAGCTATATAGTTTGGTGGTTTTTTAAGCCTTGACCTTTCTTACAATAGGAATCAACAGCGAGACAATTGTGAAACCAGCCTCAATTTCAGAGGAAGAGCTGTTGAGTTCAATCAGGAAACTGAACAATGATGAAAACGTAGAtggcctccttgttcagctgccACTCCCAGGTGAGTTCTGGTCTTCGAAAGGGAAAACTGATTTGGGCTTGAGAGatagcttggtggttaagagcactggctgttcttccagaggacctagcttcaattcccagcacccacatagtggctcacaactgcccatacataactccagtttcaggggatctgatgctctcttctggcctccatgggtacctggcACAGACTTGGTGTATATACAttcgtgcaggcaaaacacccatacacataaaaataaagtaaaataatttttaaaaataaaagaaaaaaaggttaatGGATTCTGAGCAGTAGAGGGGCTCTGCTGCTATTTGAAATGCTTAAGAAAGTATTCcttgtttcactatgtagtccaggctggcctctgacttgtAGTAGTGCTGGGGTAACTGACATGAGTCATTCCTCCTAGCCTGCTAGAGATCTTGATATAAAGGACAGTAGGAggaagcgggggtgggggggtagtaCATTGGCTGTGGTATTTGACTCATGGCTTTGCTTAATGTACAGTCATTCTGGACATCATGATGTCATGTCAGAAGGGAGTGGATTCATGTAACAAGCCTGGAGCAGGTCAGCCTTTTCCTCACAGCATGGACCTTAGGCTACagccctgatttctttttcagagcACATCGATGAGAGGAAGATCTGCAATGCCGTTTCTCCTGACAAGGATGTTGACGGCTTTCACGTCATTAACGTAGGGCGAATGTGCTTGGACCAGTATTCCATGCTACCGGCGACCCCGTGGGGCGTGTGGGAGATAATTAAGCGAACAGGTAGGTGTGTTTCAATTGCATTTCTGCTTTAGTATTAGAAAAGTAGGCTAGTTTGAGCATCCCTGATCTGAAAAATCTGAAACCCTTTCAGCACTGTTAGTTTTGGATTAAGAGCTCTGCAGGTATTCCCACATCTTAGTAACTCCAATATTGAAACATTCCCAGCCCTGCATACTTCAGGGTAAGGAATATTCAACCTGTACTTAGAAGTGGCAGAAACCCCCAGAGCAGCAAAGAGTGGgaccccaccccagcccaggTTCCCACCCTACGGGACTTACCTCCTAGCTGTTGCCCATGATGGCTCTCTCTATTCTACAAGCCTTGCGGGAGGATATGTAAGGTTTAACAGTGATGACAGCAAGAATCTATAAGACGCTTTGCAGTTTACAGTGTTCCTTCTCTGTGTACTCTGCACCGTCTCTATGAGGCAGCCACAGCCCTGACTGGCTGATAGTGATTGGATTCATGACCTAGCTTGTTTGCCTTCCTCTACTGTACATTCTGAGACAGACCAGGACCACTTTTAATGCAACTCTATATGTGTGAATGAGTAACTTGTATGGAACTAGCTCCAAACAAACTTGTATGGGTATAGCATGGTTGTAggcaatgagatttttcttttttttttctttggttttttgagacagggtttctctgtgtagctttggaacctatcctggcacttgctctggagaccaggctggcctcgaactcacagagacctacctgcctctgcctcccaagtgctgggattaaaggcatgagtcgcCAACACCCGGCAGCAATGAGACATTTCTAGGCATGGCTTTGATTTCATTTATTCAGAGTTGGTATCTGTGCCGTGTCATTtggtgcacgcacacacacacacacacacacacacacacacacacacacacacacaccatgtgtgtgtttatattattttttatttttgcaggcATCCCAACCTTAGGGAAGAACGTGGTTGTAGCCGGCAGGTCAAAAAATGTTGGAATGCCAATTGCAATGTTGCTGCACACCGATGGAGCACACGAGCGGCCTGGAGGTAATGAAGTTACCTTTCCTGTTGTGTGAGAGCCCTCAAAACCTAGCCTatgaccacttttttttttttttaaggtttttatttatgtattatgtatacaacattctgcttccatgtatatctgcacaccagaagaaggcaccagatctcataaccgatggttgtgagccaccatgtggttgctgggaattgaactcaggacctctggaagagcagtcggtgctcttaacctctgagccatctctccagccccctgcctgTGACCACTGTTAACACAGAAAATAACCATGGTGTGGAAGGCTATACTCAGTGCCTCGGGTTGATTGGAGTTTTGAGTGAAGCATGTTATAGGCAGTTAGGTGTTGTCAGCTCGGCTTGGACAGCACTAGAAGCTTTCTTACTGAGAACTGGTATCCTGCTCTGTGTCCTCTGGGAGGAAAAGACACTGCTGGCCCCTGCAGAAGAGTGAATTGACATGACCGCAGCATGTCATGCCATGTTCTGTTGGTTCATCTAAGACGAAGCTAAGTCAAGAATTGCATGAAATTACTGTAATAAGGAACTTTTGTGACCAAAGCAAAATTGTATTTCCagatactttttgttgttgttaaaagtGCAAACTcagggttggggatttagctcagtggtagagcgctttCTAGcttgcaaggccctgggttcagtcctcagccctgggggaaaaaaaaaaaaaagtgcaaactCGTCTTGAGTAATTCTGGTGGTTTTCCTTAGAAAACGTAAAACTCTTTAAAATCTATGAAATAAGAAGtggaataaatataattatttatgaCTCCAAAGGGTAGAGCTGAGAGCACTGCCAGATGCTACATCAAgtattagttttatttaaatttttattacatttatcaattattattgtgtgtgtgtgtgtgtgtgttcgttctcttctgccttgagttctggGGGATGGACTCAAGCTGTCAGGAATGCGGGGCAAGCATGTTTACTCCATCTCTCTGTCCTAAGTATTGGTTTTTAAAGCTGAATGACAATTAGCCATCTAGAAATTGTGCCAAGTCCATGATTTTCCCAGAGGTGTTGAGTTTCTGCAGTGCTGTGAATAGCTGAAACCCACCTTCATCCCAGCCTGGATTTGGGACTCAGggcctctgtttttgcctctcaGGTGATGCCACAGTTACGATATCTCACCGATACACTCCCAAAGAGCAGCTGAAGAAGCACACGATCCTTGCGGACATTGTAATATCAGCTGCCGGTAAGAACTCTAAAGAAGTGTATGTATAGGCTGACTTGTCTGTCCAACTGCTATCCTGCCCAGCTCTCCTCAGCAGTGATTCTTGAAGCTGCTACAAAGATGGGGCTGGGGTTACAGTTgtacctgtctctctgtgtagactGGAGGAGGGTACTCCTAACCCTCAGTATCCCCACGTGAAGTTTAAATGGTGTTTATAACACGTGCTAATAATAAGTTCTTCCTGTCACCTGCCTGTAATGTCCTCTGACTATAATGTCCTCTTTTGGCATCCATGGGCACTGCAGGCACATAGTGCATATagatacattcaagcaaaacacttCTATACATAAAATcaacaaatctaaaataaataaaaaaatcttaaacgAAGTATGTTGCCTTCCTGATGGTTGCTCTCTGTTGCCAGGCATTCCAAATCTGATCACAGCTGACATGATCAAGGAAGGGGCAGCTGTCATCGATGTGGGCATAAACAGAATTCAAGATCCAGTCACTGCAAAGCCCAAGTTGGTTGGAGATGTAGATTTTGAAGGTAtttagtgttgttgttttttttttttttaaaaaaaaaaacataaatcttGTAAATATTACCTTTCATGGACATTTAGG
This is a stretch of genomic DNA from Cricetulus griseus strain 17A/GY chromosome 8, alternate assembly CriGri-PICRH-1.0, whole genome shotgun sequence. It encodes these proteins:
- the Mthfd2 gene encoding bifunctional methylenetetrahydrofolate dehydrogenase/cyclohydrolase, mitochondrial is translated as MASSSLLSALAVRLLRPAPGCHPRLQPFHLAAVRNEAVVISGRKLAQQIKQEVRQEVEEWVASGNKRPHLSVILVGDNPASHSYVLNKTRAAAEVGINSETIVKPASISEEELLSSIRKLNNDENVDGLLVQLPLPEHIDERKICNAVSPDKDVDGFHVINVGRMCLDQYSMLPATPWGVWEIIKRTGIPTLGKNVVVAGRSKNVGMPIAMLLHTDGAHERPGGDATVTISHRYTPKEQLKKHTILADIVISAAGIPNLITADMIKEGAAVIDVGINRIQDPVTAKPKLVGDVDFEGVKKKAGYITPVPGGVGPMTVAMLMKNTIIAAKKVLRPEELEVLKSKQRGVATN